The following proteins are co-located in the Camarhynchus parvulus chromosome 19, STF_HiC, whole genome shotgun sequence genome:
- the LOC115911766 gene encoding LOW QUALITY PROTEIN: nuclear envelope pore membrane protein POM 121C-like (The sequence of the model RefSeq protein was modified relative to this genomic sequence to represent the inferred CDS: deleted 2 bases in 1 codon), which produces MAGAGPGGGRDGAVRAALAVAAALALALAWLLLRGALLGAAALGAAGAWCAMRPGPPALRPPGKAAANGGPAARAAPRRPQPGVPRCRPQAPRRRYPLPEARPAVPLCLPAARWEGGSPRSTPWTRRAGPLRSPVTVRIAPPAVGIARSPPLEQLVSPLAFPATSSPDPCAKETVLNAIRESRKRAVEEEEDQTFENDQETKRRRHDSSGSGQSAFEPLIANGAPASLIPKPGSLKRGLISQCPDDCSNKRSRTSSMSSLNNTYTGGIPSSIRNAIASSYSSSRGLTQLWKRRGVSVSPLSSPASSRPQTPEWPLKKAREEESQHSNASTPVKSDKELQTEKGVESPVWKKQNSLSPPSASGSSGKRKRKIPLLSSFRGDQLVLPPPPQLGYSVTSEDLDAEKKAVLQWFNSVLEDKADAVPSTTAEMMPVSKPPVFVVTSPGPMPASTALAPASSSLLDSLKKMQSSQAVSTTPDSIGAVAASQPPLSAAQPPAPAVSLESSSLPAISADTKPVPVLSTPSHSAPAALVVQPPSSLPPPVFTELGQTPSKPPSFQKPSILFGMLNTPPASQPAVTVAATVPTTATATPTASPAVLTPSTAMPTTTPIFKPIFGAVPKSENAAVCTAVTSTTATMPVSSGPASMSSTSSIFKPIFGSSTAASSPAKVSPFAFKPVAQPASEPTTASTAALAGIMGLPNVIFTTAATTATTQSSSTDATIKPVFSFGPNPPASTGPVASVTVTAATSASTTQPFLFGGLSSSASSTETSFTPSGPVFQFGKPPPAAVTATTTVPGGPAFGQVPSNSTVAATTVGFSIFGSTTLTTSAPATTAQAPLTFGSSVSAFGSFSASAKPPPPYPGTGSQLTFSTGAAESQVPTSKPAAGPISFTPPFNFGASPAQSVAQPAFSSGAQPAFGTTSAQGSFGTSSTQAAFGTTTSVFSFGTATSTTSSFGATTQTTSSSTGASVFGTTPSPFTFGASTQPGPSTSAFGMGTPGLSSGSPAVAFSFGAGQSGAAPAAAPFGSSLPQSALGAQGQSAPFAFTMTSTPNSKPAFGGASVPTFGQGTPVPGAVGSGSSTLSFRTPSTPASSFGGVGTSFGSSTPAFSIGAGSKMGTRQRLQARRQHTRKK; this is translated from the exons AtggcgggcgcggggccgggtGGGGGGCGGGATGGGGCCGTGAGGGCCGCGCTGGCCGTGGCCGCCGCGCTGGCGCTCGCcttggcctggctgctgctgcgg GGCGCGCTGCTGGGCGCGGCGGCGCTGGGCGCGGCGGGCGCCTGGTGTGCCAtgcggcccggcccgcccgcgcTGCGCCCGCCCGGCAAAGCTGCCGCCAACGGGGGCCCGGCCGCCAGGGCCGCGCCGCGTCGCCCGCAGCCCGG GGTTCCGCGCTGCCGGCCGCAGGCCCCGCGCCGCCGGTACCCGCTGCCTGAGGCCCGGCCGGCCGTGCCGCTGTGCTTGCCCGCCGCCCGCTGGGAGGGCGGCTCCCCCCGCAGCACGCCTTGGacccgccgggccgggccgctccGCAGCCCCGTCACCGTGAGAATCGCCCCGCCGGCCGTCGGCATCGCCCGCTCCCCACC TCTAGAACAGCTGGTCTCGCCTCTGGCCTTcccagccaccagcagccctgACCCATGTGCGAAGGAGACTGTGCTGAATGCCatcagggagagcaggaaaagggctgtggaagaggaggaggaccAGACTTTTGAGAATGATCAGGAGACCAAAAGAAG GCGCCACGACAGCAGTGGAAGTGGGCAGTCAGCATTTGAGCCACTGATAGCCAATGGTGCCCCTGCTTCTCTTATACCCAA GCCAGGCTCTCTGAAGAGGGGCCTCATCTCACAGTGCCCAGATGACTGCTCCAACAAGAGGTCTCGCACCTCTTCCATGAGCTCCCTCAACAACACCTACACTGGTGGGATCCCCAGCTCCATCCGCAATGCCATTGCCAGCTCCTACAGCTCCAGCCGGGGCCTCACACAG CTGTGGAAGAGAAGAGGTGTGAGCGTGTCCCCTCTGTCCAGCCCAGCGTCCTCCCGCCCCCAGACACCAGAGTGGCCTCTCAAGAAAGCCAG GGAAGAAGAGTCACAGCATTCCAACGCTTCCACCCCAGTGAAATCAGACAAGGAGCTGCAGACAGAGAAAG GTGTGGAGTCACCAGtgtggaaaaagcagaattcccTGAGCCCACCATCTGCTTCGGGGAGCAGTGGGAAGCGCAAGCGGAAGATCCCATTGCTGTCATCTTTTCGTGGGGACCAGCTAGTGCTG CCCCCACCACCTCAGCTGGGCTACTCCGTCACCTCAGAGGACCTGGATGCAGAGAAgaaggcagtgctgcagtggtTCAACAGTGTCTTGGAGGATAAGGCTG ATGCAGTccccagcaccactgcagaGATGATGCCTGTGTCCAAGCCGCCGGTGTTTGTTGTGACCTCCCCTGGGCCCatgcctgcctccacagctCTTGCCCCGGCCAGCTCCTCACTTCTGGACAGTCTGAAGAAGATGCAGAGCAGTCAGGCTGTATCCACAACACCAG aTTCCATtggagctgtggcagcatcCCAACCACCTCTGTCAGCTGCACAgccacctgctcctgctgtgtcaTTGGAGTCAAGCTCTCTGCCTGCCATCTCTGCTGACACCAAGCCTGTGCCTGTATTGAGCACACCTTCCCACAGTGCTCCCGCTGCCCTGGTGGTGCAACCCCCCAGCAGCCTGCCTCCTCCTGTGTTCACTGAGCTGGGCCAGACGCCCAGCAAGCCTCCCTCCTTCCAAAAGCCAAGCATCCTGTTCGGGATGCTGAACACCCcgccagccagccagccagcagtGACTGTGGCCGCTACTGTGCCCACCACGGCCACTGCTACACCCACTGCATCCCCTGCTGTGCTCACCCCATCCACTGCCATGCCCACCACAACCCCCATCTTCAAACCTATCTTTGGTGCCGTGCCAAAGAGTGAGAACGCAGCAGTCTGCACGGCTGTCACTTCTACCACAGCCACCATGCCCGTAAGCTCAGGCCCTGCCTCAATGTCCTCCACATCCTCCATATTCAAGCCCATctttggcagcagcactgcagcttcatCTCCAGCAaaagtttctccttttgccttcaaacctgtggcacagccagcctCAGAGCCGACAACTgcctccacagctgctctggcaggaaTCATGGGTCTTCCCAATGTCATCTTCACCACTGCAGCTACAACTGCCACCACCCAGAGTTCCTCCACGGATGCCACCATTAAACCTGTCTTCAGCTTTGGACCAAACCCGCCTGCTTCCACTGGCCCTGTTGCCAGTGTgactgtcactgctgccacctCCGCCAGCACAACACAGCCCTTCCTGTTTGGAGGCCTCTCCAGCTCGGCTTCCAGCACAGAAACCAGCTTTACCCCCTCAGGGCCTGTGTTCCAGTTTGGGAAGCCACCTCCAGCTGCAGTCACTGCCACCACCACTGTCCCAGGAGGCCCTGCCTTTGGCCAGGTACCTTCTAACTCAACAGTTGCTGCCACCACCGTGGGCTTTAGCATATTTGGGAGCACTACACTGACCACCTCTGCCCCAGCCACCACAGCTCAAGCACCGCTGACATTTGGCTCCTCCGTTTCAGCTTTTGGCAGCTTTTCAGCCAGCGCAAAGCCACCACCTCCGTaccctggcactgggagccagcTCACCttcagcactggggctgctgagagccaggtgcccaccagcaagcctgctgctggccccatCAGCTTCACCCCCCCGTTCAATTTCGGAGCCTCCCCGGCACAGTCAGTGGCTCAGCCAGCATTTAGCAGTGGTGCCCAGCCAGCCTTTGGCACAACCAGTGCCCAGGGCTCCtttggcaccagcagcacccaggcagCATTTGGGACCACCACCTCGGTGTTCTCTTTTGGAACAGCCACCTCCACCACATCCAGCTTTGGTGCCACCACCCAGACCACAAGCAGCAGCACCGGTGCCAGTGTCTTTGGCACCACCCCATCTCCATTCACTTTTGGGGCCAGCACCCAGCCGGGCCCCTCCACCAGCGCCTTTGGGATGGGTACACCGGGCCTCAGCAGTGGGTCCCCAGCTGTGGCCTTCAGCTTTGGGGCTGGGCAGAGTGGGGCAGCCCCGGCAGCAGCACCCTTCGGCTCATCTCTGCCACAGAGtgcactgggagcacagggCCAGAGCGCGCCCTTTGCCTTCACCATGACCAGCACTCCCAACAGCAAGCCTGCATTTGGAG GAGCTTCAGTGCCCACCTTTGGGCAGGGCACGCCTGTCCCTGGAGCCGTGGGCAGTGGAAGCAGCACCCTTTCCTTCAGGACACCCAGCACTCCTGCCTCAAGCTTTGGAGGAGTTGGCACTTCCTTTG GTTCATCCACTCCCGCCTTCTCCATCGGGGCAGGATCCAAGATGGGCACTCGCCAACGGCTGCAGGCACGGAGACAGCACACCCGCAAAAAGTAG
- the FKBP6 gene encoding inactive peptidyl-prolyl cis-trans isomerase FKBP6 isoform X2, with translation MMAGGAGREGLGAGERDPNPDLASAPTWALAPTPAPTPASTPSLSLASESLQPLQDLTGDGGVRKEQLRPGTGQPVPPSASVAVKYSGYLGNWNKLFCSNGNSKYPRLMKLGKDITLWGLEIGLLSMTKGEAALFVLTPEYAYGQRGCPPSIPPNTTVLFKVEVLDFIDSEECDTFFELTCALSILGRSSSSKAEQSQINASKLLLFLNLSLTYLKLERADRALKYGELALEMDQGNAKALFRCGQACLYMREYSKSRDFLARAQCIQPFNRDINNELKKLARYYKEYMKMEKEMCCQMFDPLNSYG, from the exons ATGATGGCGGGCGGTGCCGGCCGGGAGGGCCTCGGGGCCGGGGAGCGAGACCCGAACCCGGACCTGGCTTCGGCACCGACGTGGGCTCTGGCGCCGACCCCAGCACCGACCCCGGCCTCGACACCCTCTTTATCTCTGGCCTCGGAGTCTCTCCAACCCCTGCAGGACCTGACCGGCGATGGAGGGGTGCGCAAGGAGCAGCTGCGCCCCGGCACCGGGCAGCCCGTGCCCCCATCCGCCTCCGTGGCAG TGAAATACTCTGGGTACCTAGGAAATTGGAATAAGCTCTTCTGTTCAAATGGGAACAGCAAGTATCCAAGGCTGATGAAACTTGGAAAAG ACATCACCCTGTGGGGGCTGGAGATCGGGCTGCTGTCCATGACCAAAGGAGAGGCTGCGCTGTTCGTCCTCACTCCGGAATACGCCTATGGCCAGCGGGGCtgtcctccctccatccccccaaACACCACGGTCCTCTTCAAGGTGGAGGTGTTGGACTTCATAGACTCAGAGGAGTGCGACACCTTCTTTGAGTTGACTTGC GCACTCTCCATCCTGGGACGCAGCTCTTCCAgtaaggcagagcagagccagatCAACGCTTCcaaactgctgctgttcctgaaTCTCTCACTCACTTACCTGAAACTGGAACGTGCTGACCGAGCTTTGAAATACGGGGAGTTGGCCTTGGAGATGGACCAAGGAAATGCCAAAGCGCTCTTCAGGTGTGGCCAG GCTTGTCTCTACATGAGGGAGTACAGCAAATCCCGGGATTTCCTGGCCAGAGCTCAGTGCATCCAACCCTTCAACCGTGATATCAACAATGAGCTGAAGAAGTTAGCAAG ATACTACAAGGAGTACatgaaaatggagaaagaaatgtGCTGCCAGATGTTTGACCCTCTCAATTCTTATGGCTGA
- the FKBP6 gene encoding inactive peptidyl-prolyl cis-trans isomerase FKBP6 isoform X1, whose amino-acid sequence MMAGGAGREGLGAGERDPNPDLASAPTWALAPTPAPTPASTPSLSLASESLQPLQDLTGDGGVRKEQLRPGTGQPVPPSASVAVKYSGYLGNWNKLFCSNGNSKYPRLMKLGKDITLWGLEIGLLSMTKGEAALFVLTPEYAYGQRGCPPSIPPNTTVLFKVEVLDFIDSEECDTFFELTCEQRDRLPLEKVLKVAATERQFGNYFFYKQCFKIAKDRYKRALSILGRSSSSKAEQSQINASKLLLFLNLSLTYLKLERADRALKYGELALEMDQGNAKALFRCGQACLYMREYSKSRDFLARAQCIQPFNRDINNELKKLARYYKEYMKMEKEMCCQMFDPLNSYG is encoded by the exons ATGATGGCGGGCGGTGCCGGCCGGGAGGGCCTCGGGGCCGGGGAGCGAGACCCGAACCCGGACCTGGCTTCGGCACCGACGTGGGCTCTGGCGCCGACCCCAGCACCGACCCCGGCCTCGACACCCTCTTTATCTCTGGCCTCGGAGTCTCTCCAACCCCTGCAGGACCTGACCGGCGATGGAGGGGTGCGCAAGGAGCAGCTGCGCCCCGGCACCGGGCAGCCCGTGCCCCCATCCGCCTCCGTGGCAG TGAAATACTCTGGGTACCTAGGAAATTGGAATAAGCTCTTCTGTTCAAATGGGAACAGCAAGTATCCAAGGCTGATGAAACTTGGAAAAG ACATCACCCTGTGGGGGCTGGAGATCGGGCTGCTGTCCATGACCAAAGGAGAGGCTGCGCTGTTCGTCCTCACTCCGGAATACGCCTATGGCCAGCGGGGCtgtcctccctccatccccccaaACACCACGGTCCTCTTCAAGGTGGAGGTGTTGGACTTCATAGACTCAGAGGAGTGCGACACCTTCTTTGAGTTGACTTGC GAACAGCGGGATAGACTTCCTCTAGAAAAGGTGTTGAAAGTGGCAGCCACAGAGAGACAGTTTGGCAACTACTTCTTCTATAAGCAGTGCTTCAAGATTGCCAAGGACAGATACAAGAGG GCACTCTCCATCCTGGGACGCAGCTCTTCCAgtaaggcagagcagagccagatCAACGCTTCcaaactgctgctgttcctgaaTCTCTCACTCACTTACCTGAAACTGGAACGTGCTGACCGAGCTTTGAAATACGGGGAGTTGGCCTTGGAGATGGACCAAGGAAATGCCAAAGCGCTCTTCAGGTGTGGCCAG GCTTGTCTCTACATGAGGGAGTACAGCAAATCCCGGGATTTCCTGGCCAGAGCTCAGTGCATCCAACCCTTCAACCGTGATATCAACAATGAGCTGAAGAAGTTAGCAAG ATACTACAAGGAGTACatgaaaatggagaaagaaatgtGCTGCCAGATGTTTGACCCTCTCAATTCTTATGGCTGA
- the NSUN5 gene encoding probable 28S rRNA (cytosine-C(5))-methyltransferase isoform X1 produces MALYSAAAAVLVGLERGEGGLKSLVYNSGFPHVRQLYALVSETLRYASVLEKLLDGAALLQAEKKLPPQLAKVLVYDLLFGKGLKCGGRWKALAQRHRARLEAELARMKVRRKVSRNEDLLAPEKAVSTAASQVPRYVRVNILKTCVDDVIEFFKRQGYAYLGKAASVEELKALSGKKFLLDLHLPELLVFPSQTDLHDNLLYTSGHIILQDKASCLPAFLLGPVAGSHVIDACAAPGNKTSHLAAILKNKGQIFAFDVDPKRVATMNTLLTRAGVTGCQLVQQDFLTVDPGDRKYSRVTHILLDPSCSGSGMVTRGPGEEAAPSAERLQALAGFQRRVLSHALSFPALQRLVYSTCSLHQEENEDVVQAVLQEWGSAFRLVTAFPSWPCRGLAAFSGAESCLRASPAETLTHGFFVAVLERCREGAAAPSSLPAAAKENPQPGEGTEPGAAPKKRKKKKQRVKE; encoded by the exons ATGGCGCTGTACAGCGCGGCGGCCGCggtgctggtggggctggagcgCGGCGAGGGCGGCCTGAAGAGCCTTGTGTACAACAGCGGCTTCCCG CATGTCCGGCAGCTGTACGCGCTGGTGTCCGAGACCCTCCGCTACGCCTCggtgctggaaaagctgctggatgGCGCCGCGCTGCTGCAGGCCGAGAAGAAGCTGCCGCCGCAGCTGGCGAAG GTCTTGGTGTATGACCTGCTCTTCGGCAAGGGGCTGAAGTGCGGGGGCCGGTGGAAGGCCCTGGCCCAGCGGCACCGGGCACGGCTGGAGGCCGAGCTGGCCCGCATGAAGGTGCGGCGCAAGGTGAGCCGTAACGAGGACCTGCTGGCCCCGGAGAAGGCAGTAAGCACCGCAG cctcccaggtCCCACGCTATGTCCGGGTCAACATCCTGAAGACTTGTGTGGACGATGTGATCGAGTTCTTCAAGCGCCAGGGATATGCCTATCTGGGCAAGGCAGCCAG TGTGGAGGAGCTGAAGGccctttctggaaaaaaattcttgttgGATCTGCATCTTCCAGAGCTGTTGGTTTTCCCTTCGCAGACAGACCTCCATGACAACCTGCTGTATACTTCAGGACACATAATTCTGCAGGACAAG gccagctgcctccctgccttcctccttgGCCCTGTTGCTGGCTCCCATGTCATCGAtgcctgtgctgcccctggaaACAAGACAAGCCACCTGGCTGCCATCCTGAAGAACAAGGG ACAGATCTTTGCCTTTGATGTGGACCCCAAGCGCGTGGCCACCATGAACACACTGCTGACACGGGCAGGGGTCACTGGCTGTCAGCTGGTCCAGCAGGACTTCCTGACCGTGGACCCCGGAGACCGCAAATACAGCAGGGTAACCCACATCCTTCTCGACCCATCCTGCAGTGGCTCAG GGATGGTGACGCGGGGGCCAGGGGAGGAGGCGGCCCCAAGTGCTGAACGCTTGCAGGCGCTGGCTGGCTTCCAGCGCCGCGTCCTCAGCCATGCCCTGAGCTTTCCAGCTCTCCAGCGCCTGGTCTACTCCACCTGCTCCCTACACCAGGAAGAGAATGAGGATGTGGTGCAGGCTGTACTGCAGGAGTGGGGCTCGGCCTTCAG GCTGGTGACTGCCTTCCCATCCTGGCCCTGCCGAGGACTTGCAGCCTTCTctggagcagagagctgcctcCGTGCTTCCCCTGCAGAGACCCTCACCCATGGCTTCTTCGTGGCTGTGCTGGAGCggtgcagggaaggggctgctgcccccag ctccctgcctgcagcagccaaggagaacccacagccaggagaggggacagagccaggagcagctcccaagaagaggaaaaagaaaaagcagcgGGTGAAAGAGTGA
- the NSUN5 gene encoding probable 28S rRNA (cytosine-C(5))-methyltransferase isoform X2, with protein MALYSAAAAVLVGLERGEGGLKSLVYNSGFPLYALVSETLRYASVLEKLLDGAALLQAEKKLPPQLAKVLVYDLLFGKGLKCGGRWKALAQRHRARLEAELARMKVRRKVSRNEDLLAPEKAVSTAASQVPRYVRVNILKTCVDDVIEFFKRQGYAYLGKAASVEELKALSGKKFLLDLHLPELLVFPSQTDLHDNLLYTSGHIILQDKASCLPAFLLGPVAGSHVIDACAAPGNKTSHLAAILKNKGQIFAFDVDPKRVATMNTLLTRAGVTGCQLVQQDFLTVDPGDRKYSRVTHILLDPSCSGSGMVTRGPGEEAAPSAERLQALAGFQRRVLSHALSFPALQRLVYSTCSLHQEENEDVVQAVLQEWGSAFRLVTAFPSWPCRGLAAFSGAESCLRASPAETLTHGFFVAVLERCREGAAAPSSLPAAAKENPQPGEGTEPGAAPKKRKKKKQRVKE; from the exons ATGGCGCTGTACAGCGCGGCGGCCGCggtgctggtggggctggagcgCGGCGAGGGCGGCCTGAAGAGCCTTGTGTACAACAGCGGCTTCCCG CTGTACGCGCTGGTGTCCGAGACCCTCCGCTACGCCTCggtgctggaaaagctgctggatgGCGCCGCGCTGCTGCAGGCCGAGAAGAAGCTGCCGCCGCAGCTGGCGAAG GTCTTGGTGTATGACCTGCTCTTCGGCAAGGGGCTGAAGTGCGGGGGCCGGTGGAAGGCCCTGGCCCAGCGGCACCGGGCACGGCTGGAGGCCGAGCTGGCCCGCATGAAGGTGCGGCGCAAGGTGAGCCGTAACGAGGACCTGCTGGCCCCGGAGAAGGCAGTAAGCACCGCAG cctcccaggtCCCACGCTATGTCCGGGTCAACATCCTGAAGACTTGTGTGGACGATGTGATCGAGTTCTTCAAGCGCCAGGGATATGCCTATCTGGGCAAGGCAGCCAG TGTGGAGGAGCTGAAGGccctttctggaaaaaaattcttgttgGATCTGCATCTTCCAGAGCTGTTGGTTTTCCCTTCGCAGACAGACCTCCATGACAACCTGCTGTATACTTCAGGACACATAATTCTGCAGGACAAG gccagctgcctccctgccttcctccttgGCCCTGTTGCTGGCTCCCATGTCATCGAtgcctgtgctgcccctggaaACAAGACAAGCCACCTGGCTGCCATCCTGAAGAACAAGGG ACAGATCTTTGCCTTTGATGTGGACCCCAAGCGCGTGGCCACCATGAACACACTGCTGACACGGGCAGGGGTCACTGGCTGTCAGCTGGTCCAGCAGGACTTCCTGACCGTGGACCCCGGAGACCGCAAATACAGCAGGGTAACCCACATCCTTCTCGACCCATCCTGCAGTGGCTCAG GGATGGTGACGCGGGGGCCAGGGGAGGAGGCGGCCCCAAGTGCTGAACGCTTGCAGGCGCTGGCTGGCTTCCAGCGCCGCGTCCTCAGCCATGCCCTGAGCTTTCCAGCTCTCCAGCGCCTGGTCTACTCCACCTGCTCCCTACACCAGGAAGAGAATGAGGATGTGGTGCAGGCTGTACTGCAGGAGTGGGGCTCGGCCTTCAG GCTGGTGACTGCCTTCCCATCCTGGCCCTGCCGAGGACTTGCAGCCTTCTctggagcagagagctgcctcCGTGCTTCCCCTGCAGAGACCCTCACCCATGGCTTCTTCGTGGCTGTGCTGGAGCggtgcagggaaggggctgctgcccccag ctccctgcctgcagcagccaaggagaacccacagccaggagaggggacagagccaggagcagctcccaagaagaggaaaaagaaaaagcagcgGGTGAAAGAGTGA